The genomic region GGGGCGAACGATCCAGCCACTGTGAGCGAGCAGCCGACGGACCACGAGGCCCACATCCAGGTGGTCCGTGGTCAGCCGACCACCGAAGAGATGGCCGCACTGATGGCGGTGCTGGCCGCCGCGTCGAGCGTGCCCGCCGAGCCCCGCGAGCAGGAGGAGAACCTCTGGGGTCATCCGGTGGATCGGCTGCGCTATGCGAGCTTCAGCTGGCAGCGGGTGACGCTGGTCGAGCGCACACATATGCGCCGGCGGTGACGCGGGTCGTCCTCGCGTCAGCGTCACCCGGTCGCCGGAAGGTGTTGCGGCAGGCCGGCATCGACCCGCTGGTCATCGTCTCCGGGCTCGATGAGGAGGCGGTTGTCGCCGGTCTCGACCCGTCGGCCACCCCGGCCGAGGTCACGGTGGCGCTCGCCATCGCCAAGGCCGACGTCGTCGTAGCAGACCTCGACCCGCAGGTCGCCGCGGATTGCGTGGTCATCGGCTGCGATTCCATGCTCTACCGAGACGGTGCACTCGTCGGTAAACCGCCGACCCCGGCAGCGGCACTGGCCGGCTGGCAACAGATGGCCGGCGGGTCGGGGCAGCTGCACACCGGCCACTGCGTTATCCGGTTGCAGGACAACACAATCACATCTCGTGCAAGCGAATCGATCTACACCACAGTCCGTTTCGGAAAGCCGTCACCGACAGATCTGAACGCATACGTCGACAGCGGCGAGCCGACGGCGGTGGCGGGGGGCTTCACGCTTGACGGACTGGGCGGCTGGTTCGTCGACGGCGTTGACGGAGACCCTTCGTCGGTGATCGGCATCGGTCTTCCGTTGCTGCGCCGCCTGTTCGAGCGGGCGGGCTTGTTGATTGCGGACCTCTGGGCGGCCAATCCCGTCAACGGTTGAGCGCGAGTCACGTTGGCCGACATGCGCGACAAGACTTGACGTCCGTCAGGCTGTGAGGCCGCCGTCTGCGACGAATGTCTGGCCGGTGATGTATGAGTTGTCCTCGCTTGCCAGGAACATCACCAGGCGCGCGATGTCCTCCGGTTCACCCAACCGTCCGGCCGGGGTGCGACGGACGATCTGCTCCAGCTGCTCCTCATCGAGTCCATGCGACATTTCGGTACGCAGGTACCCGGGAGCGACCGAGTTGACGAAAATGCCCCGAGATCCGAGCTCGCGCGCCAGCGCACGAGTCAACCCGTCGATCGCGGCCTTCGTCGCGCTGTAAACCGCGAGACCTCGATAGCCGGACAAGCCCACAATTGAGGAGATCGAGACGATGTGACCGCTGCCCTGGGCGAGCATGCGTCGACTCACCAGGCGAGTCATCTCGAGGGTGCCCTTCACGTTGAGGTCGACGACAGCGTCGACATCGGCGGCACGAGCGGTGGCGATGACTCCGTCACGAGCGACTCCGGCGTTGTTGACCAGGACATCGATGCGCCCCCACCGCTCGACAACGGCTCGGACGAATGCGGCGTCGTCGCCGCGGTCGCTGACGTCGGCTTCACAGAAGAGCAGCCGATCCCCGATCTCGACGTCGGAAAGCCATCGGTCGACCTGGTCGGTGCGGGTGCGGGCGCAGGTCGCGACTCGATCACCCGCGTCCAGGTAGGCCTGGACGATCCCAGCGCCGAGACCGCGGCTTCCACCGGTGACGATGACGACGCGACCGTCCGTGGTGGTCATGATGCACCTCTCGCGATCTTGTTTCCGGTGGTGACCAAACCGTCGACCGCCTTTATGCTGCGTGGTCGCCAACTGGGAGGTAGGTCGTCGCAAGCGGCTCGGATCGCCGCTATCACCGTCTCGGGGTCGTACCCGTCCGCGACAACCACTTCTGCGGCGACCACCGCACCGACCACCGGGTTGGGGCGCCCGCTGACCCGCACCACGACGACACCGTCGACTGAGGCGATGCGTTCCTCGATCGGCACCGGGTGCACTTTGACGCCGCCCACGTTGATGACCTCAGATGTACGTCCACGAAACTGAAGTCGGCCGTCGATGATCTCCACGATGTCGCCCGTCGGGCGCCAGTCTGCCCAATCCAGATCTTCCTCGGCGGCACCCGAACCGGCATCACGATAGCCCAGCATCGACGACATCGACCTGACCCACAGCTCGCCGTTCCGCACTTCGAACTGGATGTGATCGCGAGCGGTCAGGAGCTGCTCGGGGATGCCGGGAAGGCCGTCCTTGACCGTGATTGCCGCGCCGAACTCGGTCGCGGCGTAGACCTGAGAGATGTGGGCGGCCGGAAAGCGGTCTCGGAGATCTGCCAGCACCGCTGCCGGGACGGGCTCGCCGCTCAGGGTGATCTGGGTGAGCGGCGGCAGCGCGGCGCCGACTAGCTCGAGGAGTGCGAACCTCCAAAAGGTGGGCGTACCGCTGGCATGCGTGATGGACCACCGCGTAAGCAGGGGGCCGGCGTGCCGCGGCTGGAACGAGTCGGGAATGTGGAGCGTCGCCCCGGCGGCGAAAACGTGGAGAATGACCTGAAGACCGCCGAATTGGTTCAGCCCATAGCTGAGGAACCATCGCTGCTCGGGTGTCGGACGAGTCGCTTCCACCGGTGCGACCAGGCGGCTCCACAGATGACGGGCCGCCCGGGGAGCACCGCTGCTGGTACCCGACGTGAGGACCAGGACGGACCCGTCCGCTGCGGGTTCGCCGGGTTCATCGCCGGCCGTGGCCTTCGCAACCACTGCCGACGTCGCCAGGACGCGCGAGGTCTCGAGCGCACGCGACGTCACGATCGTCGTGCTTCCCAGCCGCTCGGCGGTCGACAACACGGTCTCGTCCGTCGCCGCCCGGGGCAGCACGCAGACCTCGATTCCCGCATACGCACAACCGACCAGCACGATGAGGCTCCTGACCGGATCGTCCTCCGCCAGAGCAACACGTTCGGCATCCGAAGAGCGGAGTTGTGTCGCCACATCGCGCGCCTCCGCCAGGAGCTGTCCATAGGTCAGCGAGCGCGATTCACCGACTACTGCGAGGTGATCGGGGGTTCGCTGGGCCGACCGCTGAACGAGACCGATCATGCAGAGGTGGCATAGAAGTCGAGCACCTCACCGACCACGGTGATCTCGCGACCTTCGCTGAAGGGATCACTGCCAAGAGCATCCTCAAGTAGGACCGACAGCTCGGCGACCTCGAGCGAGTCCAGTCCGAGCCCCTCTCCGTAGAGCGATGTCGAGGCGTCGAACTCCGCCTCCTTCTTGATTCGCACGAGGAAACGGCGGATGGTCTCGTCGGCCAGACTGCGGGTATCGGACATTCAGGCTCCAGTTACGTGGTGGGTGGGACCGAGTAGAAAGTTATTACAGCGAGGTGGCACGGGATAGCGGCGACGCTGCCGAGAGCAAGGCGTACCCGAGGGTCTGCTCCTGCCACAGCGCCTCGAGCACATCCAGCGACCGGGCGAACTCATCGACGCCCTGCTCGCCGAGCGCCGTCGTGACTGCATCGACGTGGACTTGGAGGTTCTCGCGCCACCGGGCGAACGTCGGGAAGGTGGCTTCGGAGAGGTCGAGGACGTGGTCGACCTCGAGACCGTGGGCACGAGCCGCCGACGTGTAGGACTCGATCGAGTCCATCCGCGCCGAGCCGAAAACCGCGCGGAGCAAGGCGAACTCGTGACGTCGACGGCGCAGCTCGGAGAATTCGATCTCACGAAGCCGCACGATGTCGCACATGACGAACCGGCCACCGGGGCGCAGCACCCGCGCCGCCTCGGACACGAACGCATCGCGGTCGGGCATCAGGTGGGAGGATTCGAGCGCCCAGACACGATCGAATGTGTTGTCGGGGAGGCCGTTGGCCGTCGCGTCGCGGAGCTCGAACGTCGCGGTGCCGATTCCCCTGGACCGCGCGCGGGCCCTGGACTCGTCGATGCCGACCTGGCTCGTCGTGATGCCGAGCACGTCGACGCCGTAGTCCTCGGCCAGGCGGCACGCCTGCGTGCCGGAGCCACAACCGACGTCGAGCAACCGCAGGCCCGGCTCGAGGTCGGCCTGCTCGATCATCAAATCGGTCAGCCGTGCGGTCGCAGGCTCCAGCGGAGTGTCGGCGCTGTCGAAGACGCCGTAGTGCAGCTCGGCACCGAGGAGGAGCCCCCACGCCCGGGTGACGCGGTCGTAGTGGGTCGCCGGGTCGTAAGCGACGTCGGTGTCGTCAGTGGACACGTGCTGCGCTCCTGGGTTCATTCGAGGACGCGGGGAGAAGTCCGAACAAAGTAGCCGAGGTCCTCTGGCAGTTGGCGGACCGCCTCCGCGGGATTGCCGCGGTAGAAAGTGAATTCCTTGGTCAATGGCGTATTCACCACCGAACCGGCCGAGACAATGGACCGCGGAGCGACCGAAGTGCCGGTCAAGATGAGAACGTTGCTCAAGACTGCGGACCGTTCACCGATCGTCACCGGGGCGCAACGCATGCGATTCCGGATCAGATCGGCGCTGTGAGTCAAGATCACTGACCGGTAACCGCCCATCGTGGCGAACTCGCCGAACGTCACGGTGTCCGAGCAGTCGATGATGTTTCGCCCACCAATCGCCACACCCCGGCCCATCACGAGCGCCGGGTGGCGCTTCGGTGAGTATCTGAAGGCTCCACTGCTGACCGGCGGGCCAGAGATCCAATTGAGATAGCTGATGATCGATCCATCGCCCATGGTCAGTTCATCGATGCCCTTGATCACGTTGCCCGAGCCGATAGTGGCGCCTGCACCGATCGTGACCCGACGGGCCGCGATGATGCTGTGCCCGAGATGAGCCGTCGGATGGACCTTCCAGCCGAGTAGTAGAGTGCCCCCGAGCCGATGCAGCCGACTGGGGAGCAGGGCAAGCACCGCTGCGACGAGCAAACGGACCTTCATAGGACGGCATCGTACAGTGGCGGTTCCTGCCGCACCAAGCCAGCCGAGACCGAGCTCGACGCACCAATGACATCCAAGTAGCAGACGGATTGGGGCGCTGAAATCACGATGTTTCTGAGTACCACGGCCGCTTGGTATTCGACGATCGAGCATCCACGTCCCCGCCCGCCGCAGCAGAAAGTCGAACATCAGCCGGTGGGTGTGGCCCGCACGGCCGGGGCCGAACGGGCCACGAGAGCAGGCCGATCACCCGACGGTGCCGCGGCATAAACAGAACGGCGAGCAAAGTCATGAACCCGCGGAGTGGGCACTTTGATCGTGTTGTTTCCGGCGGGCGCTAAGTCACTTCCACCACATTGCGGACATCAGTAGGTCGCCCGCGATGCCGCAGCGGCTGCGTAGCCTGTTCGTCACAACCGAACGCCGCGAGATAGAAACGCTCCCGCTGGGTAGGCTTTGCGGTGTGCCGCTGCCTGCCGATCCCGATCCCGCCCTGCAGTCGTATGCCCACCCCGAACGGCTGGTGACCGCCGACTGGTTGTCGGCCAACCTGGGACGCCCCGGGCTGGCCATCGTCGAGTCCGACGAGGACGTGCTGCTCTACGACACCGGCCACATTCCCGGCGCGGTCAAGATCGACTGGCACACCGACCTCAACGACGCGTGCGTCCGCGACTACATCACCGGCGAGCAGTTCGCCGAACTGATGAACCGCAAGGGCATCGCACGCGACGACACCGTCGTGATCTACGGCGACAAGAGCAACTGGTGGGCGGCCTACGCACTGTGGGTGTTCACCCTGTTCGGCCACCCCGACGTGCGCCTGCTCAACGGCGGGCGTGACCTGTGGATCTCCGACGGCCGCGAGACCACCCTCGACGTGCCGACCCGCCAGAGCACCGGCTACCCCGTCGTCGAGCGCGACGACGCGCCGATCCGGGCCTTCAAGGACGACGTGCTCGGCGTGCTGGGCTCGCAGCCCCTCATCGACGTGCGCTCGCCTCAGGAGTACACCGGTGAGCGCACCCACATGCCGGACTACCCGGAAGAGGGCGCACTGCGCGGTGGGCACGTGCCCACCGCCCGGTCCATTCCCTGGGCCAAGGCCGCCGATGACAGCGGCCGGTTCCGCAGCCGCGCCGAACTCGACGAGCTGTACGGCTTCCTGACCCCCGACGACAACACGATCGTGTACTGCCGCATCGGTGAGCGCTCCAGCCACACGTGGTTCGTGCTGACCCACCTGCTGGGCCTGCCGGGGGTGCGCAACTATGACGGCTCCTGGACCGAATGGGGCAACGCAGTGCGCGTCCCCGTCGCCGTCGGGGAAGAGCCGGGCGAAGCGCCGTGATGCCGGCCGCCCTGGCCGAGGTGGTCTCCGACTTCAAGGAGGTCCACGGGCAGGACAAGCTCCAGTTGCTGCTGGAGTTCGCCAACGACCTGCCGCCGTTGCCCGCCGACCTCGAAGAGGCCGCGATGGAGCCGGTGCCCGAGTGCCAGTCGCCGCTGTTCCTGCACGTCGACGCCGACGACCGCGAGCACGTCCGGCTCCACTTCAGCGCGCCCGCCGAGGCGCCGACGACGCGCGGATTCGCCGCAATCCTGGCCGCCGGGCTCGATGACCATCCGGCCGACGAGATCCTGGCGGTGCCCGACGACTTCTATGCCGAGTTGGGCCTGGCCGCGCTCATCAGCCCGCTGCGGCTGCGCGGTATGTCGGCGATGCTCGCCCGCATCAAGAAACGGCTGCGCTGAGCCCATGCGGGGGTTACCCGCGGGTAAGGGACCGGCTCGCCGAGACCTCACCTGCGCCGCATAAACTGCCCTCCGATACATT from Mycobacterium sp. IDR2000157661 harbors:
- a CDS encoding sulfurtransferase; translated protein: MPLPADPDPALQSYAHPERLVTADWLSANLGRPGLAIVESDEDVLLYDTGHIPGAVKIDWHTDLNDACVRDYITGEQFAELMNRKGIARDDTVVIYGDKSNWWAAYALWVFTLFGHPDVRLLNGGRDLWISDGRETTLDVPTRQSTGYPVVERDDAPIRAFKDDVLGVLGSQPLIDVRSPQEYTGERTHMPDYPEEGALRGGHVPTARSIPWAKAADDSGRFRSRAELDELYGFLTPDDNTIVYCRIGERSSHTWFVLTHLLGLPGVRNYDGSWTEWGNAVRVPVAVGEEPGEAP
- a CDS encoding phosphopantetheine-binding protein, producing the protein MSDTRSLADETIRRFLVRIKKEAEFDASTSLYGEGLGLDSLEVAELSVLLEDALGSDPFSEGREITVVGEVLDFYATSA
- a CDS encoding acyltransferase, which produces MLVAAVLALLPSRLHRLGGTLLLGWKVHPTAHLGHSIIAARRVTIGAGATIGSGNVIKGIDELTMGDGSIISYLNWISGPPVSSGAFRYSPKRHPALVMGRGVAIGGRNIIDCSDTVTFGEFATMGGYRSVILTHSADLIRNRMRCAPVTIGERSAVLSNVLILTGTSVAPRSIVSAGSVVNTPLTKEFTFYRGNPAEAVRQLPEDLGYFVRTSPRVLE
- a CDS encoding acyl-CoA carboxylase epsilon subunit; its protein translation is MSGANDPATVSGANDPATVSEQPTDHEAHIQVVRGQPTTEEMAALMAVLAAASSVPAEPREQEENLWGHPVDRLRYASFSWQRVTLVERTHMRRR
- a CDS encoding SufE family protein: MGQRSARPRRRRGRAGRSAVMPAALAEVVSDFKEVHGQDKLQLLLEFANDLPPLPADLEEAAMEPVPECQSPLFLHVDADDREHVRLHFSAPAEAPTTRGFAAILAAGLDDHPADEILAVPDDFYAELGLAALISPLRLRGMSAMLARIKKRLR
- a CDS encoding SDR family NAD(P)-dependent oxidoreductase, with the translated sequence MTTTDGRVVIVTGGSRGLGAGIVQAYLDAGDRVATCARTRTDQVDRWLSDVEIGDRLLFCEADVSDRGDDAAFVRAVVERWGRIDVLVNNAGVARDGVIATARAADVDAVVDLNVKGTLEMTRLVSRRMLAQGSGHIVSISSIVGLSGYRGLAVYSATKAAIDGLTRALARELGSRGIFVNSVAPGYLRTEMSHGLDEEQLEQIVRRTPAGRLGEPEDIARLVMFLASEDNSYITGQTFVADGGLTA
- a CDS encoding class I adenylate-forming enzyme family protein yields the protein MIGLVQRSAQRTPDHLAVVGESRSLTYGQLLAEARDVATQLRSSDAERVALAEDDPVRSLIVLVGCAYAGIEVCVLPRAATDETVLSTAERLGSTTIVTSRALETSRVLATSAVVAKATAGDEPGEPAADGSVLVLTSGTSSGAPRAARHLWSRLVAPVEATRPTPEQRWFLSYGLNQFGGLQVILHVFAAGATLHIPDSFQPRHAGPLLTRWSITHASGTPTFWRFALLELVGAALPPLTQITLSGEPVPAAVLADLRDRFPAAHISQVYAATEFGAAITVKDGLPGIPEQLLTARDHIQFEVRNGELWVRSMSSMLGYRDAGSGAAEEDLDWADWRPTGDIVEIIDGRLQFRGRTSEVINVGGVKVHPVPIEERIASVDGVVVVRVSGRPNPVVGAVVAAEVVVADGYDPETVIAAIRAACDDLPPSWRPRSIKAVDGLVTTGNKIARGAS
- a CDS encoding Maf family protein produces the protein MTRVVLASASPGRRKVLRQAGIDPLVIVSGLDEEAVVAGLDPSATPAEVTVALAIAKADVVVADLDPQVAADCVVIGCDSMLYRDGALVGKPPTPAAALAGWQQMAGGSGQLHTGHCVIRLQDNTITSRASESIYTTVRFGKPSPTDLNAYVDSGEPTAVAGGFTLDGLGGWFVDGVDGDPSSVIGIGLPLLRRLFERAGLLIADLWAANPVNG
- a CDS encoding SAM-dependent methyltransferase; the encoded protein is MSTDDTDVAYDPATHYDRVTRAWGLLLGAELHYGVFDSADTPLEPATARLTDLMIEQADLEPGLRLLDVGCGSGTQACRLAEDYGVDVLGITTSQVGIDESRARARSRGIGTATFELRDATANGLPDNTFDRVWALESSHLMPDRDAFVSEAARVLRPGGRFVMCDIVRLREIEFSELRRRRHEFALLRAVFGSARMDSIESYTSAARAHGLEVDHVLDLSEATFPTFARWRENLQVHVDAVTTALGEQGVDEFARSLDVLEALWQEQTLGYALLSAASPLSRATSL